In one window of Streptomyces sp. NBC_01224 DNA:
- a CDS encoding enoyl-CoA hydratase family protein has protein sequence MSPFPSSAPRTDDWRHLRLTTDDGVATVTLARPEKLNALTFGAYADLRDLLAELSRERTVRALVLAGEGRGFCSGGDVDDIIGATLAMDTAQLLDFNRMTGQVVRALRETPFPVIAAVHGVAAGAGAVLALAADFRIADPSARFAFLFTKVGLSGGDMGAAYLLPRVVGLGHATRLLMLGEPVRAPEAERIGLISELTEEGQADVRAAALARRLADGPALALAQTKALLTAELDMPLAAAVEMDAATQALLMHGDDYAEFHAAFTEKRPPKWQGR, from the coding sequence ATGAGCCCGTTTCCCAGCTCCGCCCCCCGTACGGATGACTGGCGCCATCTGCGGCTGACGACGGACGACGGAGTTGCCACCGTCACCCTCGCCCGCCCCGAGAAACTCAACGCTCTCACCTTCGGTGCCTACGCCGACCTGCGCGACCTGCTTGCCGAACTGTCCCGCGAACGCACCGTGCGCGCTCTGGTGCTCGCGGGGGAGGGCCGCGGTTTCTGCTCAGGCGGAGATGTCGACGACATCATCGGCGCGACACTCGCCATGGACACCGCCCAGCTCCTCGATTTCAACCGCATGACCGGCCAGGTGGTGCGGGCCCTACGTGAAACCCCCTTCCCCGTCATCGCCGCCGTACACGGCGTGGCCGCAGGTGCCGGCGCGGTTCTTGCGCTGGCCGCCGACTTCCGGATCGCCGATCCGTCCGCCCGCTTCGCCTTCCTCTTCACCAAGGTCGGTCTCTCCGGCGGCGACATGGGCGCCGCCTATCTGCTGCCGCGCGTCGTCGGCCTCGGCCATGCCACCCGGCTGCTGATGCTCGGCGAACCGGTCCGCGCACCCGAAGCGGAACGGATCGGACTGATCAGCGAGCTGACCGAAGAGGGCCAGGCGGATGTGCGTGCGGCAGCACTCGCCCGCCGCCTCGCCGACGGACCGGCCCTCGCCCTCGCCCAGACCAAGGCGCTGCTCACCGCCGAACTCGACATGCCGCTCGCCGCCGCGGTCGAGATGGACGCCGCGACCCAGGCCCTGCTGATGCACGGTGACGACTACGCCGAATTCCACGCCGCCTTCACGGAGAAGCGGCCACCGAAGTGGCAAGGCCGGTAG
- a CDS encoding ATP-binding protein, whose protein sequence is MPSDVPLPASWRIALPHSTVAVPVARALIRTALADIAAPADSDTAELLTAELVANAVEHTRSDEPIELVVELLPTGCQVEVHDRDPAPPGDLSYPEPGSAPDPWQEHGRGLLLIRTLSSSCGHRTTEHGKAVWFTLPSRTPRS, encoded by the coding sequence GTGCCCTCCGATGTCCCTCTCCCCGCCTCCTGGCGGATCGCCCTGCCGCATTCGACGGTGGCCGTACCGGTCGCTCGCGCCCTGATCCGTACGGCACTGGCGGACATCGCAGCACCGGCCGATTCCGATACCGCCGAGCTCCTCACCGCCGAACTGGTCGCCAACGCCGTGGAGCACACCCGCAGCGACGAACCCATCGAGCTGGTGGTGGAGCTCCTGCCGACCGGCTGCCAGGTGGAGGTGCACGACCGCGACCCGGCCCCGCCGGGCGATCTCTCCTATCCGGAGCCCGGCAGTGCGCCGGACCCCTGGCAGGAACACGGCCGGGGTCTGCTGCTGATCCGTACACTCAGCTCGTCCTGCGGTCACCGCACGACGGAGCACGGCAAGGCGGTGTGGTTCACCCTGCCGTCCCGTACGCCTCGGAGCTGA
- a CDS encoding amino acid permease: protein MSPLRPPSSLRPSGPRIKSPHQLIAESGADLEGHGLKRTMGLFQLVCFGVGAVVGTGIFVGLSDSVAEAGPAVVLSFVLAAITCIFTAFSFAELGSAIPVSGSSYSFAYATLGERIAFLVGWCLLLEYGVSVSAVAVGWSQYVNELLNSLFGWQLPAALSAGPGDGGVINLPAVLVVMMAATLLVRGVRESAGATTAMAVLKIAILIMFCVIAFTAFEHGNLTPFVAHGAGGVTAGASLAFFSYIGFDAITTAGEEVKNPRRNIPIAIMVCIGLVTLLYCAVALAAIGALGPEAVADKPAALSIVVDQVTDSTVGGGIIAFGAVVAIASVVLAVMYGQTRILMSMSRDGLIPRVFERVSPRTATPVANTWIVAAVFAIPAAFSSLDVVVNLTTIGTLGTMVAVNIAVIVLRRRNPEVTGSFRVPLYPVSPLLGVVFCLYLMYGTGWATWVQFAVFLIVGAAVYAFYGRSRSRLAAADAG, encoded by the coding sequence GTGAGTCCGCTGCGCCCACCGAGCTCCCTGCGTCCCTCCGGGCCACGCATCAAGAGCCCCCACCAGCTGATCGCCGAGTCCGGTGCCGACCTGGAGGGGCACGGCCTCAAACGCACCATGGGGCTCTTCCAGCTGGTGTGCTTCGGTGTCGGCGCCGTCGTCGGCACCGGAATCTTCGTCGGCCTCTCCGACAGCGTCGCCGAGGCGGGCCCCGCGGTCGTGCTGTCGTTCGTGCTCGCCGCGATCACCTGCATCTTCACCGCGTTCTCCTTCGCCGAGCTGGGCAGTGCGATCCCGGTGTCCGGCAGCTCGTACTCCTTCGCCTACGCGACCCTCGGCGAACGCATCGCGTTCCTCGTCGGCTGGTGTCTGCTGCTGGAGTACGGAGTCTCGGTCTCCGCGGTCGCCGTCGGCTGGAGCCAGTACGTCAATGAGCTGCTGAACAGCTTGTTCGGCTGGCAGTTGCCGGCGGCCCTCTCGGCGGGACCCGGCGACGGCGGAGTGATCAATCTGCCCGCGGTCCTGGTGGTCATGATGGCCGCCACCCTGCTGGTGCGCGGCGTCCGGGAGAGTGCGGGGGCCACCACCGCGATGGCGGTCCTCAAGATCGCCATTCTGATCATGTTCTGCGTCATCGCCTTCACCGCCTTCGAGCATGGGAATCTCACGCCGTTCGTCGCCCACGGGGCGGGCGGGGTCACCGCCGGTGCGTCGCTGGCCTTCTTCTCGTACATCGGCTTCGACGCCATCACCACCGCGGGCGAAGAGGTCAAGAACCCGCGGCGGAACATCCCGATCGCGATCATGGTCTGCATCGGCCTCGTCACCCTGCTCTACTGCGCCGTCGCGCTCGCCGCCATCGGTGCCCTCGGCCCGGAGGCCGTCGCCGACAAGCCGGCCGCGCTCTCGATCGTCGTCGACCAGGTCACCGACTCGACCGTCGGCGGTGGAATCATCGCTTTCGGAGCGGTCGTCGCGATCGCGTCCGTCGTGCTCGCGGTGATGTACGGGCAGACCCGCATCCTGATGTCGATGTCCCGCGACGGTCTGATCCCGCGGGTCTTCGAGCGGGTCTCGCCGCGGACGGCGACACCGGTCGCGAACACCTGGATCGTGGCGGCCGTTTTCGCGATCCCGGCGGCCTTCTCGTCGCTCGACGTGGTGGTGAATCTGACGACCATCGGCACGCTGGGCACCATGGTCGCGGTGAACATCGCGGTGATCGTGCTGCGCCGCCGAAACCCTGAGGTGACGGGCTCGTTCCGGGTGCCGCTCTACCCGGTGAGCCCGCTCCTGGGTGTCGTCTTCTGCCTCTATCTGATGTACGGGACGGGCTGGGCGACCTGGGTGCAGTTCGCCGTCTTCCTGATCGTCGGTGCGGCGGTGTACGCCTTCTACGGCCGCAGCCGTTCCCGTCTGGCCGCTGCCGACGCGGGTTGA